AAACATAAAATTTATATATTATTAGCACAAAAGCTGTAATGGTTGTTGAGATTTTTGTGTTTTAGACTACATTTTACTACACAAGAAAATTATGCTTATTTATTAACATTATTTTTTGCAAATAACTTATGCATCTCTATTTTCCTGCGTAGCGTGTTATTTCAGCATCAAAAGTATAGTAGAGTTGATTTTTAAATTATTCCAATCGGATTTCAATCTAACTCCAGCAATTCAAAAATAATTTTCATCAGTGCTACTGACAATGATAAATTTTGTAATCATAACCATTCACTGCTGCTAATGATTTGGTTTCTGGTAGACATTGTTTCACTTCTTCTGCTATTGGTGCATAAAAATTAACTAGCCACAAATCAAAAGGTCGTGGTAGCTGTTTTAATGTATTTTCTAAAGAAACAGTAGAGGTTTTGGGGTCTTTTTCTTGATGAGCTAATAAAAATTGGCTAGTAGTTGGCGAACCAGAAACTTTTAACTCCCTGGCTATTCCCATCATTTCTCCAGTTTCTACTAAGGTTTTGTGAGTGGTGGCTATAAGCACCGGAACCTGAGAATTTTGTTGAATTATTGGCACTAACAAATCAGGGCGATAATATTTTTGATACCCCAGATTACAAATAACTGTGACGGCGCTAAAGAAACCCATTAGCCAAATCAAAATTACAGCTTTTTTGCTAGTTCTTTGCCAACAAACAGCCAAGCTAGCTCCAACTAAAATTATGACAGCGGGAAAATAAACAAAGTTGTAGCGAGCGCCTCTGGTTAAATCAATACCTAGAAAATAAGCAAATATGAAGAATAAAGCGATCGCTCCGAACACTACCCCAATAAATACTTGAGTTGCTAGGCTAGTCTGGGGTTGCTGTAGTTGCGCTTTAATACCACGAACTAAAATCGGTATTGCCCAGATAAAGAAAATCAACATTCCCAACCCAGAAACAATCACAATTGCTAGCTGTGGTGATTCGACTGGGAGCAAAGAAATCATCGTAATCCATGCTGCTAAAGCCTGAAAAATGGGGTTGATCCATTCAATTCCCACGCGCTGACTGTCTTGAATCCAAGCTGTTAATCCGCTACGATACCGATTCTCTAAAAAGCTGGGTAGCCAGACTAAACACGCTACAAAAGTACCAGTCGCAACAGCGTAAATGCGCCACCAAAGAGGGAAGAAAAATATTAGAGTTTTAGCTTGTATAGATTGTTGCCAAGCTAAAAACATTAAAACTAAAGTTTCCGCACACAGAGTCAGAGTAAAGAAGTAATGAGTAGCAATCCCTAAAGCATTAATTCCCACCCAAGAGAAGATTAACCACAGTGGTAATACTGTGCGGTTTTGAATGTGTCTTGTGGCAATTACCATGCAGGATAGGGATAAAATCACCCAGATCATTGCTAACGTGTAATGACGTGCTTCTTGTGCTAAAAAAATTCCGTAGGGTGAAACGGCCATCATTGCAGCAGCTAGATGTCCTATCAATCGGGAACGAAACCCTAACCAACCTAAGCTATAAGTCAGAGGAATTGAGATTGCACCAATTAAAGCCGGAAAGGAACGTTCAGCAAACAGTGATACTAACTCTCCTTGATTGGGAAACAGCTTGTTCCACAGATGCACTAGTACAAAATACAGTGGTGGATGAGTGTCTTGGGTCATAATTTGATGAATTACATCCCCTATACCGGAAGCGGGATTTGGTTGTAGGGGTTGTAAGAGGATATCAGGTGCGATCGCCCGATCTAAGGGTACTGATAAAAAATTGTTTCCTAAACTAAACACCAAAGTAGCAAACTCATCAACCCAAGGAGGCTTGGCGGTTAAATTGGTAAAACGCAAGCCGACTCCGATGACGAACCAGATTAGTAATAGTACAGGATGAAACCAGCGAGCAGAAATTATGGAGTTCCAATTATACAAACGCATCTATATCCTTGCTAGAAGCCAAGTGCCAGAATAACTCAGTTTGTATATATTAGACTTCACATTAGCAATTTAAGTTCAATCGCGATCGCAGTTTCAAATCATACCAAGGGTAGATGCATTTGTAGGATTTCCTAATATTGAGGAAAACCCATGAATGCATCAGATAGCTTACAAAGCTACAAGTTGTGATTCTATCTCCGCAGATTTTAGATCGCGACCAATGAAAACTAAGCGGGTTTGCTTTGCTTCTTCTGGTTGCCAAGGGCGATCGTAAAATTTATCAAATCTGGTTCCCACACCTTGCATGACTAAACGCATGGGTTTATTGGGTACGGCGACAAAACCTTTGATGCGATAAATTTCTTGTTGGTGTACAAGTTTTTGCAACTGTTGTTGCAGTTTTTCTGGGTCAAAGGCACGGTCTAAAATTAGGTGTGTTGAGGTAATCTCGTCGTCGTGGTCGTGGTCTTCTTCGGTGTCGTGATGGCTGGGACGACTATCTAAGTTATCTTCCACAGCGGCTTGGAACCCTAGTAATATAGATGGGTCGAGTTGACCGCGATCGCTCTCAACAATCTTTACCACTCTCGGCAATTCTTGTTTCACTAACTCCTCAACTTGGGTTTTTGTTTGCGCATCTACCAAGTCAGTTTTGTTCAACACTACCAAGTCTGCACAAGCTAATTGGTCTTCAAATAGCTCTTGCAATGGTGTTTCATGTTCCAGACTATCATCGGCTTGCCTTTGGGCTGCCACTGCCTCTGGATTGCTGGCAAATGTTCCCGCCGCTACCGCCGCACAATCTACGACGGTAATTACTGCATCCACCGTTGCACCAGTGCGAATTTCTTGCCAGCGAAAAGCTTTAATGAGGGGTTTTGGCAAAGCTAAACCAGAGGTTTCAATCACAATGCAGTCAATGCGATCGCGCCGCTTCAGCAATTGTTGCATTGTCGGATAAAACTCTTCTTGTACGGTACAGCACAAGCAGCCGTTAGTTAATTCAAAGATATTGCCCTCATCATCACTATCTTCGGGACAAATTTGACAGGATTTCAATAATTCGCCATCAATACCGAGTTCGCCAAATTCGTTTACTAAAACTGCAATTCGGCGTCCTTGGTTGTTTTGTAGCAGGTGGCGAATTAGGCTGGTTTTACCACTGCCTAAGAAGCCTGTGATGACGGTGACAGGAATTTTTGTAGCCATTGTTTAATTAGTATTTTGCCCAGAAGCTATGATTTGCCTCTGTTTGCATTTTCCCCGATCGCCGTGCCTATTGGAAATCAGGATTTATATGTATGACAGAGAACAGGGTTGAGGGGGACAAGCGAGTGTGGGATTTAGCTGACTTGCATTTACCACTAGTAATTGTTATGAGCAAACCTGTACCCGACAGAGTAGCACAGGAATTTTTAAAGCAATTCCTCGCGCTGTTTTCGCGGGAGAAAACTTTATATACAGCCCTCAGGGAAGCAAGGCAAAGATTACAACCTCTCGAAAACAATTTTCCCTGTAAAACTTGGTTGCGGATTATTTGTCAAAATCCTGCACCACCACCCTGCTCTCTGCGATCGCTAGTTAACAAGGCAAGCACTTTGTTTAAGAAGACAAAGGCTTTGTTTAACAAACCAAACACTTTCTTTAAGAAGACAAAGGCTTTGTTTAACAAACCAAACACTTTCTTTAACAAGGCAAAGACTTTGTTTAACAAACCGAACACTTTCTTTAACAAGGCAAAGACTTTGTTTAACAAACCGAACACTTTCTTTAACAAGGCAAAGACTTTGTTTAACAAACCAAAGGCTTTGTTTAACAAGGTAAATTATTTTACGGTAATTACTGAGCTAATAATTCAATTTTTTGGTAAAGATGTCTGATTTTGGCTATTTTCACTGAACCAACTCCTTATATTTTTAAGAGACGCTATAAGAATAAAGTTAAGCAAAAGGTATACACTGATGCCACGCCCAAAAAAACTTCTTCCGTTGGTTATTGTGTAATTCTAGCTGTTCAAACCGAGATAAAAGTTTTTTGGTTTGGGGAGTATCTTCTTCACCGCCTAGGTTGCGAATATCTTGACCAAAACCCATCAGCGCCGGAGATTCTACATAGGTGACTCGGTGGAGTACGCGCCAAGTTTTATTAGCTTTGCCTTTCAATGTCTCTCGGAATGCACGACGCTGTAATGAGACATGACTAAATAACAGTAGGGGCAACTTCCTTGCGATCGCCTAATTCTCCTCAAGCGATCCCAGGGAAATTGCCCCTAGAATTGACAAATATTGACTTACACAAATTTATTCAGCTGTAGCGAGTTCGGTGCTACCACGGGTACGCCGACGAGTCAGGGTGTTGTACAGCATGATACCAATAGCTTTGATTAAGTTACCTTCCAATTCTTGGAACATCTTCATGTTCATGCCAAAAGCCGCGTTAGCTTCATCAACAATGCGATCGGCTGTAGCTTCATCAATAGGTAATTCATCCAAAGCTTGACGATACTTAGCTTTAAATTCCTTTTCATCAGGAATCTCTGCAAATTCATAAAAAGCAGTACCGCCATCAGAAAGATTCATTGCTGTAACAGCAATATTTTTCAGAATTTGACCGCCAGATAAGTCACCGAGGTAACGGGTGTAAGAATGTGCAATTAACAATTCCGGTTCTGTTGCAGAAATTTCGCGAATACGCTGCACGTAAGCTTCTCCCGCCGGAGATAGCTGGATTTGTTCCCGCCAATTAAAGCCATAGTAGTAACTCAGGTCTTCCTCTAAGCTTTGCTTGCGGTTGAGTTGGGGAAAATTGATTTTGCTAACAATTGGATGGTTCTGGTGCTTTTCCATTTCCTCTTCCATAGCTGAGTAGATGAAATAGAAGTTACCAACTAGCTTGCGGTATGAGCTTTTCTCCACCACCCCTTTTAAAAAGCACTTGACAAACCCGACGTTTTCTGCCATTGTATGGGCTTTCTTTGTCCCTACACGCAATTTGCTTGCTAAATTGCTACTCATGCTAAATTTCTCAACTTTAAAAGGTCAATTACAGGAGTGTCGATTTAATAACGGCTAAAAAAGGCCATTAAAACGTTACATTAGAACTATTTGATGAGAATTTATATTAAAAATTTTTAAGCTCGGAGATTTTGGACTTTGGTTTTACACAGCAAAACGCCTCATCATGCGATCGCCTCTAGTTATAGAGAGTTATATAAAGCTGAAACAGCTAATTTTAGATATTTGCCAAAATAACTGTCGATTTTGTTCAAAATCTCATAAAGTAACGCTTTTTACAGTTTACTGGTCTGCCGTACTTTTGTAAAGTAATATTAATTACCGGAGAAGTTGAAATATATACAGTCGAGATGTCCGTCAGCAAGCAGCGATCGTTGCAAAAATTATTTATCAATTGTGGGGATTTGCCAGCATAAATCTTTGAACAATCTTTACAATCCCTTAAAAATATTGATAAGTATTATTACTGAAAAATAGTATTCTTAGATTTATACATATTCCGTCAAAAAACAAAATATATAGTTAAGTTGGTAGCCATCAATCAACTATAAATTCAGCAGCAACAAGTGCGATGTGTCTACGGGCAACTTTGATGCTGATATTGAATATTGATCTATACCTAGATACTTAACCAATCAAAAGGTAATAAGTCAGAATTGTTGAACAAAGTGTAAAGTGCTATTGTCCAGTGTGACTGTGTGGAGTGTTTAAAAATATGGTTTCATCAATAACTCGAACTCAAGGCGGCCTTCATGAAGGTTCTGCTATAGAAGCCAATATCGAAAGCAATTTTGCCCTGAATTTAATCGCACTACCAAAAAATCCTTTATTTGGTACAGATGGGATTCGCGGACGAGTAGGAGAATTGCTGAGTGCGCCTTTAGCATTGCAAATAGGTTTTTGGGCGGGTATTGTTTTACGTACTCATGCTGCCAATTCGGGGCCAGTGATTCTCGGACAGGACTCTAGAAACTCTAGCGATATGCTGGCA
The genomic region above belongs to Calothrix sp. NIES-2098 and contains:
- a CDS encoding heme oxygenase, with the protein product MSSNLASKLRVGTKKAHTMAENVGFVKCFLKGVVEKSSYRKLVGNFYFIYSAMEEEMEKHQNHPIVSKINFPQLNRKQSLEEDLSYYYGFNWREQIQLSPAGEAYVQRIREISATEPELLIAHSYTRYLGDLSGGQILKNIAVTAMNLSDGGTAFYEFAEIPDEKEFKAKYRQALDELPIDEATADRIVDEANAAFGMNMKMFQELEGNLIKAIGIMLYNTLTRRRTRGSTELATAE
- a CDS encoding cobalamin biosynthesis protein CobW, with the translated sequence MATKIPVTVITGFLGSGKTSLIRHLLQNNQGRRIAVLVNEFGELGIDGELLKSCQICPEDSDDEGNIFELTNGCLCCTVQEEFYPTMQQLLKRRDRIDCIVIETSGLALPKPLIKAFRWQEIRTGATVDAVITVVDCAAVAAGTFASNPEAVAAQRQADDSLEHETPLQELFEDQLACADLVVLNKTDLVDAQTKTQVEELVKQELPRVVKIVESDRGQLDPSILLGFQAAVEDNLDSRPSHHDTEEDHDHDDEITSTHLILDRAFDPEKLQQQLQKLVHQQEIYRIKGFVAVPNKPMRLVMQGVGTRFDKFYDRPWQPEEAKQTRLVFIGRDLKSAEIESQLVAL